One Gelria sp. Kuro-4 DNA segment encodes these proteins:
- the hisD gene encoding histidinol dehydrogenase: MLDIRECREVPAELKRGGRSFWREQKELAARVTAVIDRVAQEGDAALTALSRELDGVELTAAELRVAPAELAEAAAALPAALKEALLVARENIRRFSAAPPPGSLTVNAAGAVLGTRSLPLKRVGVYIPGGRAAYPSSVLMNVVPAQAAGVAEIALATPPAGGHGHPLVLGTAYLLGVREVYCVGGAQAIAALALGTETIPAVDKVVGPGNAYVAAAKRLLFGCVGIDAVAGPSEVLILADAGAAPAVVARDLIAQAEHDAAAQALLVTTSQRLAEEVAGELEKELATLPRAELARAALASSAAYVVPDLELAVALANAWAPEHLELLLADPWAVLPRVQNAGTVFLGPYTPEALGDYIAGPSHVLPTGGTARFASPLGVEDFCKRLNFLAYGREAWRKDAPAAELLARAEGLAGHARALVGRE, translated from the coding sequence GTGCTTGACATCCGCGAGTGCCGGGAGGTGCCGGCGGAACTTAAGCGTGGCGGGCGCAGCTTCTGGCGGGAGCAAAAGGAACTTGCGGCGCGGGTGACGGCCGTCATCGACCGGGTGGCGCAGGAAGGAGATGCGGCGCTCACGGCCTTAAGCCGGGAGCTCGACGGGGTGGAGCTTACGGCGGCGGAGCTGCGGGTGGCGCCGGCCGAACTGGCGGAGGCGGCGGCGGCGCTCCCGGCCGCGCTGAAAGAGGCGCTCCTTGTGGCGCGGGAGAATATCAGGCGCTTTTCGGCCGCCCCGCCGCCGGGGAGCCTCACCGTTAACGCCGCGGGGGCGGTTCTCGGTACCCGGTCGCTGCCGCTCAAGCGCGTGGGAGTGTACATCCCGGGCGGGCGGGCAGCTTATCCTTCGTCGGTACTCATGAATGTGGTGCCGGCGCAGGCGGCCGGGGTGGCGGAGATCGCCCTGGCCACACCGCCGGCGGGCGGGCACGGCCACCCGCTGGTGCTGGGGACGGCCTACCTCCTGGGCGTGCGCGAGGTGTACTGCGTGGGCGGGGCGCAGGCCATCGCCGCGCTGGCTTTGGGTACGGAAACAATTCCGGCGGTGGACAAGGTGGTGGGTCCGGGCAATGCCTACGTGGCGGCGGCCAAGCGCCTGCTCTTCGGCTGCGTGGGGATCGATGCGGTGGCGGGGCCGAGCGAGGTACTGATTTTGGCTGACGCCGGCGCGGCGCCGGCGGTGGTGGCGCGGGACCTCATCGCCCAGGCGGAGCACGACGCCGCGGCGCAGGCCCTGCTCGTGACCACCTCGCAGCGCCTGGCGGAGGAAGTGGCGGGGGAGCTGGAAAAGGAGCTGGCCACCCTGCCCCGGGCGGAGCTGGCGCGGGCGGCCTTGGCGTCGAGCGCGGCTTACGTGGTGCCGGACCTGGAGCTGGCGGTAGCCTTGGCCAACGCGTGGGCGCCCGAGCACCTGGAGCTGCTGTTGGCAGACCCCTGGGCGGTGCTACCCCGGGTGCAGAACGCCGGTACCGTTTTTCTGGGGCCGTACACGCCGGAGGCGCTGGGCGACTACATCGCCGGTCCCAGCCACGTGCTCCCCACCGGCGGGACGGCGCGTTTCGCCTCGCCGCTGGGGGTGGAGGACTTCTGTAAGCGCCTCAACTTCCTGGCCTACGGCCGGGAAGCCTGGCGAAAAGATGCGCCGGCGGCCGAGCTGTTGGCCCGGGCGGAGGGGCTGGCGGGCCATGCCCGGGCGCTGGTAGGGAGGGAGTAA
- a CDS encoding VanW family protein: MRPQRQRLLTLGFFLYFLLCFSGCWWQERVAAGVMLEGKAVGGWTRHQVEEHVRDLARREPGLQVDETVEAVLAAEPGARLRVVRRPLKVLAAYATRLLDRDPDRVHNIHLTVERLNGHVILPGEVFSFNAVVGQPTAAAGFRPATVLGDDGRKLKELGGGMCQVSSTLYNVALGAGFKVLERHPHAKPVKYVPPGRDATIYTDLDLKFQNNSGRPVTIRGAVEKERVRLWFLG; encoded by the coding sequence TTGAGGCCGCAGCGGCAGAGGCTTTTGACCCTGGGCTTTTTCTTGTACTTTTTACTTTGCTTCAGTGGTTGCTGGTGGCAGGAGCGGGTGGCCGCCGGGGTGATGCTGGAAGGAAAAGCGGTGGGCGGCTGGACGCGCCACCAGGTGGAGGAACATGTGCGCGACCTGGCCCGGCGGGAGCCGGGGCTCCAGGTGGACGAAACGGTGGAGGCCGTGCTTGCGGCGGAACCGGGTGCGCGGCTCCGGGTGGTGCGGCGGCCGCTTAAGGTGCTGGCTGCGTATGCCACGCGCCTCCTCGACCGCGATCCCGACCGGGTGCACAACATTCACCTCACCGTCGAGCGGCTCAACGGCCACGTCATCTTACCCGGGGAGGTTTTCTCTTTTAATGCCGTGGTGGGACAGCCCACCGCCGCCGCCGGCTTTCGTCCCGCCACGGTACTGGGCGATGACGGCCGGAAGTTGAAAGAACTGGGCGGGGGCATGTGTCAGGTGTCTTCCACCCTGTACAACGTCGCCCTCGGAGCGGGCTTCAAGGTGCTGGAGCGCCACCCGCATGCCAAGCCGGTCAAGTACGTGCCTCCCGGGCGGGACGCCACCATCTACACCGACCTCGACTTGAAGTTTCAGAACAACAGCGGGCGTCCTGTGACCATCCGAGGTGCGGTGGAGAAAGAACGGGTGCGCCTGTGGTTTCTAGGGTAA
- a CDS encoding HisA/HisF-related TIM barrel protein, translated as MLVIPAVDLRGGACVRLYQGRFRQEVYRGDPLAAARRWRAAGARRLHVVDLDGARSGRPQNLAVVARLKAELGVEIQLGGGLRRREDLAAARAAGARWLILGTAAARDPAVVAAACREYGDGTLVSLDVREGRVQLAGWEEESVLPVEALARQLAALGVETFIYTDTGRDGTLTGPDLDGACSLAQAAGRPVLVAGGFGHLAEVEAAAAREAEGIAGVILGRALYAGTISLAEAIKIGERSESDAG; from the coding sequence ATGCTCGTGATCCCGGCGGTGGACCTTCGGGGCGGCGCCTGCGTCCGCCTCTACCAGGGCCGCTTCCGGCAAGAGGTTTACCGCGGCGATCCCCTGGCGGCGGCGCGGCGCTGGCGTGCAGCGGGCGCGCGGCGGCTGCACGTGGTGGACCTGGACGGCGCCCGCAGCGGGCGGCCGCAGAACCTGGCCGTGGTGGCGCGCCTGAAAGCGGAGCTGGGGGTCGAGATCCAGCTGGGCGGCGGGCTGCGGCGGCGCGAGGACCTGGCGGCGGCGCGCGCGGCCGGGGCACGCTGGCTGATCCTCGGCACGGCGGCGGCCCGCGATCCGGCCGTGGTGGCGGCGGCCTGCCGGGAGTATGGGGACGGCACCTTGGTTTCCCTGGACGTGCGGGAGGGCCGCGTGCAGCTGGCGGGCTGGGAGGAGGAGAGCGTCCTGCCGGTGGAGGCGCTGGCGCGGCAGCTGGCGGCGCTGGGAGTCGAGACGTTCATCTATACGGACACCGGTCGCGATGGCACCCTGACCGGGCCGGACCTGGACGGCGCCTGTTCCCTGGCCCAGGCGGCGGGGCGGCCGGTACTGGTGGCGGGCGGGTTCGGGCACCTGGCGGAGGTGGAGGCGGCGGCGGCGCGGGAGGCTGAGGGGATAGCCGGGGTCATCCTGGGCCGCGCGCTCTACGCCGGCACCATCTCGCTGGCAGAGGCAATCAAGATCGGCGAAAGGAGTGAGAGCGATGCTGGCTAA
- the hisG gene encoding ATP phosphoribosyltransferase, whose translation MTGLLLALPTGRLLPDTLDRLAAAGVDVRAVRADDRRLLVPPRGDNPGFLLVKPADVPVYVEAGCADAGIVGKDVLLETQKSVCELLDLAYGFWRLVVAVPAENEARWPAEMPLSLRIATKYPRLAEAYFTGRGRPVELIHLNGSLELAPRAGLADGIVDLVATGRTLAANGLVEVEEITRGSARLVANSISFRTKAAALAELVERLRLGAAQGGEAGA comes from the coding sequence ATGACGGGACTGCTCTTGGCTTTACCGACGGGCCGGCTCCTGCCTGACACCCTGGACCGGCTGGCGGCTGCGGGGGTGGACGTGAGGGCGGTGCGGGCCGACGACCGGCGCCTCCTGGTACCGCCCCGGGGGGATAACCCGGGTTTTCTCCTGGTGAAGCCGGCGGACGTGCCGGTGTACGTGGAGGCGGGCTGTGCGGACGCCGGGATTGTGGGGAAAGACGTGCTCTTGGAGACGCAGAAGAGTGTGTGCGAGCTGCTCGATTTGGCGTACGGCTTCTGGCGCCTGGTGGTGGCCGTTCCCGCCGAAAACGAGGCACGCTGGCCGGCGGAGATGCCGCTCAGCCTGCGCATCGCCACCAAGTACCCGCGTTTGGCCGAGGCGTACTTTACCGGGCGGGGCCGGCCGGTGGAGCTGATCCACCTCAACGGTTCCCTGGAACTGGCCCCGCGCGCCGGCCTGGCGGACGGCATCGTGGACCTGGTGGCTACCGGTCGCACGCTGGCGGCGAACGGCCTGGTGGAGGTGGAGGAGATCACGCGCGGCAGCGCGCGCCTGGTGGCGAACAGCATCAGCTTCCGCACCAAGGCCGCCGCCCTGGCTGAGCTGGTGGAGCGCCTGCGGCTGGGGGCGGCACAGGGGGGTGAGGCCGGTGCTTGA
- the hisB gene encoding imidazoleglycerol-phosphate dehydratase HisB, which yields MGRSAEAERRTRETQVKVRLELDGTGGSEVKTGVGFLDHLLTLWAAHGGFDLTLQATGDTWVDDHHTVEDVGLTLGTALEQALGEKQGIRRYGASLLPMDEALVRVVVDLSGRPYLHYDVALAAPSIGDFAVELVPEFLRALVVEARLALHVDLLHGANGHHIVEAIFKGLGRALREAVALDPRVPGIPSTKGVL from the coding sequence ATGGGACGGAGCGCAGAGGCCGAGCGCCGAACCCGGGAAACGCAGGTTAAGGTGCGGCTGGAGCTGGATGGTACGGGCGGCAGTGAGGTCAAAACCGGAGTCGGGTTTCTGGACCATCTGCTCACCCTCTGGGCCGCCCACGGGGGCTTTGACCTGACGCTTCAGGCCACGGGGGATACCTGGGTGGACGACCACCACACCGTGGAGGACGTGGGGCTCACCCTGGGGACGGCCTTGGAGCAGGCGCTGGGCGAAAAGCAGGGCATCCGGCGCTACGGGGCCTCGCTGCTGCCCATGGATGAGGCGCTGGTGCGGGTGGTGGTGGACCTGTCCGGGCGACCCTACCTGCATTATGATGTAGCCTTGGCAGCGCCCAGCATTGGGGACTTTGCGGTGGAGCTGGTGCCGGAGTTTTTGCGGGCCTTGGTGGTTGAGGCGCGGCTGGCGCTCCACGTGGACCTGCTCCATGGCGCGAACGGGCACCACATTGTGGAGGCAATCTTCAAGGGCCTGGGCCGTGCCCTGCGCGAGGCCGTGGCCCTGGATCCGCGGGTCCCCGGCATACCGTCCACTAAAGGGGTTTTGTAG
- a CDS encoding YerC/YecD family TrpR-related protein has protein sequence MEYEPKWRNELTDQLCLAFLALRTPEECCRLLEDICTIGEIQALAQRLEAARMLRAGYTYDLIAERTGMSTATISRVKKFLFYGADGYKLVLDRLEAEGKLPPLPPPEPETKS, from the coding sequence GTGGAGTATGAACCGAAGTGGCGCAACGAGTTGACCGACCAGCTCTGCCTTGCCTTTTTGGCCCTGCGTACGCCGGAGGAATGCTGCCGGCTGCTCGAGGACATCTGCACTATCGGCGAGATCCAGGCCCTGGCCCAGCGCCTGGAGGCAGCCCGCATGCTCCGGGCCGGCTACACCTACGACCTCATCGCCGAGCGTACCGGTATGAGCACCGCCACCATCAGCCGCGTCAAGAAGTTTCTCTTCTACGGGGCCGATGGCTACAAACTGGTCCTCGACCGGTTGGAGGCGGAAGGAAAATTACCGCCGCTGCCGCCCCCAGAGCCCGAAACAAAGAGCTAA
- a CDS encoding Mur ligase family protein, whose protein sequence is MGVPLPELAAVLGHDPLTLPSVDITGITCDSRKVKAGFLFVAVPGSRRDGHAFIGEACLRGARAVVAEVQEHATPVPCLLVPDSRRALAELAAHFYGHPSRALEVIGITGTNGKTTTACLLDHILRTAGRPSGLIGTVSVKYRTRTFPAHLTTPGADELQEHLAGMRAEGLRHVVMEVSSQGIKTGRVAGVHFSFGVLTNITLDHLDTHASFQEYIATKKRFLDMLAPDRTVFLNRDDLGARSLLPELKARVVTFGFHPAGDIQIVPARAASGSGSFLLRIDRPLTTHRGTLPALSLPLTLQLLGTHNMANAAAAAAVALALGVEPRDIQAGLATFSGVERRLEVFSLGKLTVVDDTALNPASFDAAFQAVSSLPHQRLVVVYALRGSRSPAVNRINALALAHWSQRLTFSAFITTSSVGDVGPLDEVTAEEETAFFSGLAAAGLTARHFPALKDALAAALGCARSGDLILLLGAQGMDTGRAVLQDLWAEKQAALLPARRPEAALAGS, encoded by the coding sequence ATGGGAGTTCCCCTCCCGGAGCTGGCTGCTGTTCTCGGTCATGATCCCCTGACGCTGCCATCCGTAGACATCACAGGGATCACCTGCGACTCGCGGAAAGTGAAGGCCGGTTTCCTTTTTGTCGCAGTGCCGGGCAGCCGCCGTGACGGTCACGCCTTTATCGGCGAGGCCTGCCTGCGCGGAGCCCGGGCGGTGGTAGCAGAGGTCCAGGAGCACGCTACCCCTGTACCCTGCCTCCTGGTTCCAGACAGCCGCCGGGCGCTGGCCGAACTCGCGGCTCACTTTTACGGCCATCCTTCCCGTGCGCTGGAGGTGATAGGCATCACCGGCACGAACGGCAAAACCACCACCGCCTGCCTGCTCGATCATATTCTGCGTACGGCGGGCCGTCCCAGCGGGCTGATCGGTACGGTGAGCGTAAAGTACCGTACCCGCACCTTCCCTGCCCACCTCACCACCCCCGGTGCCGACGAACTCCAGGAGCACCTGGCCGGAATGCGGGCGGAAGGCCTGCGCCACGTGGTGATGGAGGTTTCTTCGCAGGGTATCAAGACCGGCCGCGTGGCGGGCGTGCACTTTTCTTTCGGCGTGCTCACCAACATCACCCTGGACCACCTGGACACGCACGCCTCGTTTCAAGAGTACATCGCCACAAAAAAACGCTTCCTGGACATGCTGGCTCCGGACCGCACCGTCTTTCTCAACCGCGATGACCTGGGAGCACGCAGCCTCCTTCCCGAACTGAAGGCGCGGGTCGTCACCTTCGGCTTCCATCCCGCCGGCGACATTCAAATTGTCCCAGCACGGGCCGCGTCCGGCTCCGGCTCATTCCTCCTCCGCATTGACCGGCCGCTTACGACGCACCGCGGGACCTTGCCGGCCCTGTCGCTGCCGCTCACCCTGCAGCTTTTAGGTACGCATAACATGGCCAACGCGGCCGCGGCCGCCGCCGTCGCCCTGGCTCTCGGGGTCGAACCCCGCGACATCCAGGCGGGCCTGGCCACCTTCTCGGGGGTGGAACGCCGCCTGGAGGTGTTCTCCCTAGGTAAACTCACGGTGGTGGATGACACCGCGCTCAATCCCGCCAGCTTCGACGCCGCCTTTCAGGCGGTAAGTTCCCTACCGCACCAACGGTTGGTGGTGGTATACGCCCTGCGCGGCAGCCGCAGTCCGGCTGTGAACCGCATCAACGCCCTGGCCTTGGCGCACTGGTCCCAGCGTCTTACCTTCAGCGCTTTCATCACCACGAGCAGCGTCGGGGACGTGGGCCCCCTGGACGAGGTAACCGCAGAGGAAGAGACGGCCTTTTTCTCCGGGCTAGCCGCCGCCGGCCTCACCGCGCGGCACTTCCCGGCCTTGAAGGACGCCTTGGCCGCCGCCCTCGGCTGCGCCCGCTCGGGGGACCTCATCCTGCTCCTGGGTGCCCAGGGTATGGACACCGGCCGGGCAGTGCTCCAGGACCTGTGGGCCGAGAAGCAGGCGGCGCTCCTGCCGGCCCGCCGGCCAGAAGCAGCCTTGGCCGGCTCCTAG
- a CDS encoding YhcN/YlaJ family sporulation lipoprotein, which produces MRNKQLRILLVSLLVFVVLAALAGCRPPARKPLPPRTPAPTRPAPMRTTPAPPAPAPARQPMPTRPADIARLQDKLATEAEKVPGVKRAWVALSGTTALVGAELKSNVPRGQGDAAGLKNDIATRLRRAEPRLTGVAVATDAATITRVRRIAEGIRAGKPVNTFTRDLNDLMRRMAPGVK; this is translated from the coding sequence GTGCGGAACAAGCAGCTGAGAATCCTCCTGGTTTCGCTCCTGGTATTCGTTGTTCTGGCGGCCCTTGCCGGCTGCCGCCCGCCGGCGCGCAAGCCGTTGCCGCCGCGGACACCGGCTCCGACCCGCCCTGCCCCCATGCGGACCACACCGGCGCCGCCGGCTCCGGCTCCGGCCCGGCAGCCCATGCCGACGCGGCCGGCCGACATTGCCCGGCTGCAGGATAAGCTGGCGACGGAGGCGGAGAAGGTACCCGGCGTGAAGCGGGCGTGGGTGGCCCTCTCTGGGACGACGGCCCTGGTGGGCGCGGAGCTTAAGAGCAACGTGCCGCGCGGCCAAGGCGATGCCGCCGGTTTGAAAAACGATATCGCCACCCGGCTGCGGCGCGCGGAGCCGCGGCTCACCGGGGTAGCGGTGGCCACCGATGCCGCCACCATAACGCGCGTCCGCCGCATCGCTGAGGGCATCCGCGCCGGGAAACCGGTCAATACCTTTACGCGGGACCTGAACGACCTGATGCGCCGGATGGCGCCCGGGGTCAAGTGA
- the hisH gene encoding imidazole glycerol phosphate synthase subunit HisH → MIAIVDYGMGNLGSVRYALQALGEEVRVTADPAAIAAAPGVILPGVGAFGDAMAELRARGLVETVRQAAGSGRPFLGICLGMQLLFTAGEEGGYHEGLDILPGVVRRLRGEVKIPHIGWNSLSFPRPTPLFGGVAPGSFVYFVHSYVAVPQEEAVVAATCSYGEEFTAAVRRGNVWGTQFHPEKSSQVGLAVLRNFVSEVRACS, encoded by the coding sequence GTGATTGCGATCGTGGACTATGGTATGGGCAACCTGGGGAGCGTGAGATACGCGCTGCAGGCGCTGGGGGAAGAGGTGCGCGTCACCGCGGACCCGGCGGCGATTGCCGCGGCGCCGGGGGTGATCCTCCCGGGCGTCGGGGCCTTCGGCGACGCCATGGCGGAGCTTAGGGCGCGGGGACTGGTGGAGACCGTGCGGCAGGCGGCCGGCAGCGGGCGTCCCTTCCTGGGCATCTGCCTCGGGATGCAGCTTCTTTTCACCGCCGGCGAGGAGGGCGGTTATCATGAGGGCCTGGACATCCTGCCCGGCGTCGTGCGGCGCCTGCGGGGGGAAGTGAAGATCCCGCACATCGGCTGGAACTCGCTCAGCTTCCCCCGGCCGACGCCGCTTTTTGGCGGCGTCGCTCCCGGCAGCTTCGTGTACTTCGTCCACTCCTACGTGGCCGTGCCGCAAGAGGAGGCCGTCGTTGCCGCTACGTGCAGCTACGGCGAGGAATTCACCGCCGCCGTCCGCCGGGGCAACGTGTGGGGCACGCAGTTCCACCCGGAAAAGAGCAGCCAGGTGGGGCTGGCCGTCCTCAGGAACTTTGTCAGCGAGGTGAGAGCATGCTCGTGA
- the hisZ gene encoding ATP phosphoribosyltransferase regulatory subunit gives MEQSRVQLPQGIRDLGPAEAAAHRRLLGLWADSFERWGYREVVPPTFEFYSTFACGFAGREAERVYRFFDRQGRILALRSDFTAQVARLAASKLAEEPRPLRLWYGGSVFRVQEARNGYQSEFTQAGVELIGAAGPAADAEVVALALTALAQAGLTGARVSVGHTGFLRALLAELDLKAEERAAVAAELTHRNLVGVSGILSALELAAEQKEVLRRLPQLFGGREALAAAAQAAGENEAARAALADLEAIAGHLAVYGVSGQVTFDLGLVRELDYYTGMVFEAYVPGFGYPLGGGGRYDNLLARFGRPEPATGFALGLERVLAARERQGSGGGGGRVDYLPLADPPGRLQAIH, from the coding sequence GTGGAACAAAGCCGCGTGCAACTGCCGCAGGGAATAAGGGATCTGGGGCCCGCCGAGGCGGCGGCGCACCGGAGGCTCCTGGGGCTGTGGGCAGACTCCTTCGAGCGCTGGGGCTACCGGGAGGTGGTGCCGCCGACCTTCGAGTTTTACAGCACCTTTGCCTGCGGTTTTGCCGGGCGCGAGGCGGAGCGCGTGTATCGCTTTTTCGACCGGCAGGGGCGCATCCTGGCCCTGCGCTCAGACTTCACCGCCCAGGTGGCGCGCCTGGCGGCCAGCAAGCTGGCTGAGGAGCCGCGGCCGCTGAGGCTGTGGTACGGGGGTTCCGTTTTCCGCGTTCAGGAGGCGCGCAACGGGTACCAGAGCGAGTTCACCCAGGCGGGCGTGGAGCTTATCGGGGCGGCCGGCCCGGCGGCGGACGCCGAGGTGGTGGCCCTGGCCCTGACGGCCCTCGCGCAGGCGGGGCTCACCGGGGCGCGGGTGAGCGTGGGCCACACCGGTTTCCTGCGGGCGCTTTTGGCGGAGCTGGACCTGAAGGCGGAGGAGCGGGCGGCGGTGGCGGCCGAGCTGACGCACCGCAACCTGGTAGGGGTGAGCGGCATCCTCAGCGCGCTCGAGCTGGCGGCGGAGCAAAAGGAAGTGTTGCGCCGGCTGCCGCAGCTCTTCGGCGGGCGGGAAGCGCTGGCGGCCGCTGCGCAGGCGGCCGGGGAGAACGAGGCGGCGCGGGCGGCACTGGCAGACCTGGAGGCCATCGCCGGGCACCTGGCGGTTTACGGGGTGTCTGGGCAGGTGACCTTTGACCTCGGCCTGGTGCGGGAGCTGGATTATTACACCGGGATGGTCTTTGAAGCGTACGTGCCCGGGTTCGGCTACCCCTTGGGCGGCGGTGGGCGCTACGACAACCTCCTGGCCCGCTTTGGGCGGCCGGAGCCCGCTACTGGTTTTGCTCTCGGCCTGGAACGGGTGCTGGCGGCGCGGGAGCGCCAGGGGAGCGGGGGCGGCGGCGGCCGTGTCGATTACCTGCCGCTTGCGGATCCGCCCGGCCGCCTGCAGGCGATCCACTGA
- a CDS encoding polysaccharide biosynthesis protein produces MSLTQGVFMLLMSGAFTKVMGVFYRVPLSYLLGAEGIGLYQMAYPIFTVAAILATGGLPLAIAKFMAEHLALGREDEAWQYYRVGGQVLIVQGLLLAGLLFAAAPFLATAVLGDPRAELPLRALAPAVFFLALEGSLRGCFQGQQALGVLAQAQALEQLIRVLTMLGLAFLLLPRGLEHAAAGAAAGAAGGAAGSVLYFEWRRLRGPRPRARRRGASWYASLRRLEHFALPVMFGSFIMPVMQMVDAAIVPVRLQAGGIPMRTATALFGQHAGMALSLVGIPTVATAALATALVPSLAAAAAQGDRSALSFRMRQALGLTLAVSIPAAVGLYTLPEEICQVLFNTPEAAVPLRYLAFGTVGLCLMETSSALLHSLNLGPWAAVSIFAGGALNALLDYHLAALPALNIRGAALGTALGFTLAAALGLLRLMQRVPGCWSARLLLVPALGSALMVPVVRGALAWGLGHGWPLAAATLGAVAAGAASYGALALGTGIIPRSLLTRPPLGPRA; encoded by the coding sequence TTGTCCCTGACGCAGGGTGTTTTCATGCTGCTTATGTCCGGTGCTTTCACCAAGGTCATGGGTGTATTCTACCGTGTGCCGCTCAGCTACCTGTTGGGTGCCGAGGGCATCGGGCTCTACCAGATGGCCTACCCGATTTTTACGGTGGCGGCGATTCTGGCCACCGGCGGCCTGCCCCTGGCGATAGCCAAGTTCATGGCCGAACACCTGGCCCTGGGAAGGGAAGACGAGGCCTGGCAGTACTACCGCGTGGGCGGGCAGGTGCTCATTGTGCAGGGGCTGCTTTTGGCCGGCCTGCTCTTCGCTGCAGCTCCGTTCCTGGCAACCGCCGTCCTGGGTGACCCGCGGGCGGAACTGCCGCTGCGGGCCTTGGCGCCGGCGGTTTTCTTCCTGGCGCTGGAGGGAAGCCTGCGCGGCTGTTTCCAGGGGCAGCAGGCGCTCGGGGTTTTGGCCCAGGCCCAGGCCTTGGAACAGCTGATCAGGGTTTTAACCATGCTGGGGCTGGCTTTCCTGCTGCTTCCCCGGGGGCTGGAGCATGCTGCTGCAGGTGCTGCCGCAGGAGCGGCCGGGGGCGCTGCCGGCTCGGTGCTCTATTTTGAATGGCGCCGGTTGCGCGGGCCTCGTCCCAGGGCAAGGAGACGGGGGGCGAGCTGGTACGCGTCGCTGCGCCGCCTGGAGCACTTTGCCCTGCCGGTGATGTTCGGCTCCTTTATCATGCCCGTCATGCAGATGGTGGACGCGGCCATTGTGCCGGTACGCCTGCAGGCCGGGGGGATACCCATGCGCACGGCCACGGCTTTGTTCGGGCAGCACGCCGGCATGGCGCTATCCTTGGTGGGAATCCCCACGGTGGCTACGGCCGCCCTGGCCACGGCCCTGGTCCCTTCCCTGGCGGCGGCAGCGGCGCAGGGCGACCGCTCCGCCCTCTCCTTTCGGATGCGCCAGGCCCTGGGCCTTACCCTGGCGGTGTCAATCCCGGCCGCCGTCGGCCTCTATACGCTCCCGGAAGAGATCTGCCAGGTGCTCTTCAACACCCCCGAGGCGGCCGTTCCCCTGCGCTACCTGGCCTTTGGGACGGTGGGGCTTTGCCTCATGGAGACGAGCAGTGCGCTCCTGCACAGCCTGAATCTCGGTCCCTGGGCCGCAGTGTCGATTTTCGCCGGCGGTGCGCTGAACGCGCTGCTCGATTACCACCTGGCGGCACTGCCCGCCTTAAATATCCGGGGTGCGGCGCTGGGCACCGCCCTGGGCTTCACGCTGGCGGCCGCCCTGGGCCTTCTCCGCCTTATGCAGCGGGTGCCGGGCTGTTGGAGTGCCCGGCTGCTGTTGGTCCCGGCGCTGGGTTCGGCGCTGATGGTGCCGGTGGTGCGCGGGGCGCTGGCTTGGGGATTGGGACACGGCTGGCCCCTGGCCGCGGCCACCTTGGGCGCGGTGGCCGCCGGTGCGGCCTCCTACGGGGCTCTGGCGCTGGGCACCGGCATTATTCCCCGCAGCCTGCTCACCCGTCCGCCGCTGGGTCCGCGCGCATGA